DNA from Streptomyces sp. TLI_105:
GCTTCTTGCCCGACGTGGTGCGCGGACCGTCCCAGATCTTGCGGACCACGGCCGCGTCGGCGGCGGTGACGGTCAGCTTCTCGCCCTCGCACACGACCTTGGTGCCGATCAGGCGCCGGGGGTCGAAGTCGCAGCGGGCAGGGTCCTCGACGAGGCCGTCCTCGACGCCGTCGAGGGGGTCGCAGGCCTTGATCGCGGCGGTGTTGAAGGCGTCGAGCTCGCACCCGCTGGGGTAGGTCTTCTCGTTGTTCATCACCACCTGCGGCCACAGGGTGGCGACCTCGAACTCGTCCCAGCTGATGGCCGGTGCGTTGGCGAGGATGCCGTCGTAGTCGTCGGGGTGGCGCTGGGCTTCCGCGTAGCCCTGGCGGCCGCCGGTGGAGCAGCCGTTGAAGTACGCGTAGGAGGCCGGCCTGCCGTAGTAGTCGCCGATGACCTGCTTGGCGACGACGGCCGTCTCGTGCTCGGAGCGGGAGGCGAAGTTCGTCAGCAGCGTGGTGTCGACCCGGCCCTCGGTGTTCAGGGCCCAGCTGGTGTCGAGGTAGGTCTTGACGCCGGCGTCGGTGGTGGCGGCGGCGTAGCCGTTCTTGACGGCGCCCGCGAGGGCGGTGCCGTAGTCACCGGCGGCGAAGGCGCTGCCGCCGACCGTCTGCAGGCGGCCATTCCAACTCTCCTGGGGCAGCCAGACCTTCACCCGTGTGTGGTCGCCCTCGCCCGGGTGGGTCAGGGTGACCGTCAGATCGCAGTACGCCGGCACGTCGGTGATCTGCGAGGCGGGGAGGGGCGGGATCTCCGGCACGTCGACGGTCCCGGCCGGACGGGCGACCGCCACGACGTTCTCCACCTCGGTGCCCGCGGGGGCCGTGACCGTGACGGTCGAGCAGTCGGCGGAAGGGGAGGCGGAGCTCCCGGTACCCGCCCAGGCGGTCGGCAGGCACGCCGCCGCGACCAGCGGCACCCCCGCTGCGACGGCGGTCAGAAGTCGTCGTCTCATGGTTTTCCAATCAGTGTGAATGACTCGCCCGCAGCGGTGACGCATGCGCCGGGGTGTGAGGTGACCACCGTGGCCCCTCGGCACACCTCGCACATCAGTCAGTTGACGGTCAGCGACGCCCTCGGCCACGGCGTGGTGGCGTACGGTCCCCCACGGACCGCGGATTTCCGTCCTAGTCCAGCCAGCGGGAGTGGTACCGCTTGGCCCAGGACTCGCTGACGTAGCCGGTCCGCATGCCCAGGCGTGATTCCGGGTCCGCGGCCGCCTTGCGCATGTGACCGACCAGGACGACGGTGATCGCCCAGGCCACGATGTCGTGCACGAAGATCGCGCTGGTGCGGGAGATGAAGGGCAGCAGGTCCATGAACCACATCAGCAGACCGGTAAACATCATGACCAGCACGGCACCGGCGATCCAGCCCGCGTAGAGCTTCTGCCCCGCGTTGAACTTGCCCGCCGGGCGCGCGCCTGGCCAGGCGTGGCGCTTGCGGACGGCCAGCAGCCATTCCCGGTCGTACGGCGCGAAGCGGTTGAGGCGGCGCAGGTCGGCACGGAACTCGGCGGACAGCAGCCCCAGCAGGAAGGGCGTCGGAAGCAGGATGCCTGACCATTCGTGGACCGTGGCCATGAGGTGGCGCCGGCCGACAAGTTGGGCGAGCGGGCCCAGGTACAGGCAGGCCGCCGTGGCCAGGCAGAGCAGCATGAGCCATCCGGTCGCCCGGTGGACCATCCGCTGGGAGGGGCCGAACCGCCGGACGCGGCCGTCCCGGTCAGGCGGCGCCATCGGTCCGGTCCGCGTCGTCGAGCCAGCCGTCGACCGGATAGCCGCGCTCCTCCCAGAACCCGGGGACCACCTGCTCGGTGACCTCGATCCCGGACAGCCACTTGGCCGACTTGTAGAAGTACATCGGCGCCACGTACAGCCGGACCGGGCCGCCCTGCGCGTGGCTGATCGGTTCGTCCTGCAGGTTCAGCGCCACCAGGATGTCCGAGCGGCGGGCCTGCTCCAGGGTGAGGCTCTCGGTGTAGGCGCCGTCGAAGCAGGTGAAACGGACCGCCGTCCCCTGAGCGCGCACACCGGCGGCGTCGAGCAGGTCCGCCAGCTTCACCCCCTCCCAGGGGGCGTCGTTCACGCGCCATCCGTCCGTGCAGACCGCGTCGCCGACGACCCGCGTCTGCGGGAGCGCCCGCAGCTCGGGAAGGGTGTAGGTCCTGGGCCGGTCGACCAGACCGCCGATCGTCAGCGCGTAGGTGCGCTCGTCCTTGCGCGGCACCGATCCGACGATGCTGTAGTACCGGAAGCCGCCCGGATCGGGCAGCAGGCCGGTGAGCCCGGTGGGGTCCTTCTGGGAGGCTGCGCCGAGGAAGTTCTCCCAGCCTCGCTGGAGGGAGGGTGCCGCGACGAGTCCCGCCGCGCCCGCGGCCAGCATTCCGAGCAGCGCACGCCGCCCCGCTGGGGCGCCCTCGGCGTTTCGTTTCGACCGACCTGCCATGTCACTGCTCCTTCGAAACCGACGACTGGTCACACACCGATGCTCGTTGCGTTACCGCTTAAAGCAGTGACGATACTGGCGAGCATGGAGGCAGGTGTCAACGGTACAGCGGCTTGCCCGGGAACCAGTAACCTGTCAGATTGGTTATATGACGCCCAGACATGTCTTCGTGTGCGGCGACCCCGCGCTCGACTTCGCCGCGACGCTCCGCGCGCGGCGCTCATCCGGAATCGAAGTGCTCACGACGCC
Protein-coding regions in this window:
- a CDS encoding DUF6351 family protein — encoded protein: MRRRLLTAVAAGVPLVAAACLPTAWAGTGSSASPSADCSTVTVTAPAGTEVENVVAVARPAGTVDVPEIPPLPASQITDVPAYCDLTVTLTHPGEGDHTRVKVWLPQESWNGRLQTVGGSAFAAGDYGTALAGAVKNGYAAATTDAGVKTYLDTSWALNTEGRVDTTLLTNFASRSEHETAVVAKQVIGDYYGRPASYAYFNGCSTGGRQGYAEAQRHPDDYDGILANAPAISWDEFEVATLWPQVVMNNEKTYPSGCELDAFNTAAIKACDPLDGVEDGLVEDPARCDFDPRRLIGTKVVCEGEKLTVTAADAAVVRKIWDGPRTTSGKKLWSGVPIGADLKFPYLAGTLPDANGNLKGAPFPVPSAWVATWLKKQPSFDVSTITYSRFTELFRQSQAEYDEVIGTDDPDLSAFRESGGKLLTWHGRQDQLIPTQGTVAYRRQVERKTGGAQRVDDFYRLFLAPGTAHCALTGQTDDLGALRAWVEQGKAPSTLTATLTNSAGERVTRDLCAYPKVSRYKGHGDPAAADSFRCVPPSSY
- a CDS encoding cytochrome b/b6 domain-containing protein is translated as MAPPDRDGRVRRFGPSQRMVHRATGWLMLLCLATAACLYLGPLAQLVGRRHLMATVHEWSGILLPTPFLLGLLSAEFRADLRRLNRFAPYDREWLLAVRKRHAWPGARPAGKFNAGQKLYAGWIAGAVLVMMFTGLLMWFMDLLPFISRTSAIFVHDIVAWAITVVLVGHMRKAAADPESRLGMRTGYVSESWAKRYHSRWLD
- a CDS encoding molybdopterin-dependent oxidoreductase, which gives rise to MAGRSKRNAEGAPAGRRALLGMLAAGAAGLVAAPSLQRGWENFLGAASQKDPTGLTGLLPDPGGFRYYSIVGSVPRKDERTYALTIGGLVDRPRTYTLPELRALPQTRVVGDAVCTDGWRVNDAPWEGVKLADLLDAAGVRAQGTAVRFTCFDGAYTESLTLEQARRSDILVALNLQDEPISHAQGGPVRLYVAPMYFYKSAKWLSGIEVTEQVVPGFWEERGYPVDGWLDDADRTDGAA